A section of the Castanea sativa cultivar Marrone di Chiusa Pesio chromosome 12, ASM4071231v1 genome encodes:
- the LOC142620815 gene encoding pentatricopeptide repeat-containing protein At3g26630, chloroplastic-like: MVACLSCTPDAFPRTNPFPFSKPQFGSQEALLSLHKCTNFKHLKRVYAKIIRHGLSHDQLLIRRLLSLCSSYGKMDFATLVFHQIQGPLTFTWNLMIRSYTINDCSKQALLLFNLMISQGFPPDKFTFPFVIKACSATSAIEMGKVVHGLAIKTGFEGDLFVLNTSMDLYFKCGKVDFGCKIFEKIRVRSVASWRKKQKEEEKLLFTFGGLFLVSSHCA, translated from the coding sequence atggttgcATGCCTTTCATGCACTCCTGATGCATTTCCCAGAACAAACCCATTCCCGTTTTCTAAACCACAATTTGGTTCACAAGAAGCTCTTCTATCACTCCACAAGTGCACCAATTTCAAACATCTTAAGCGAGTCTATGCAAAGATAATTCGCCACGGTCTCTCTCATGATCAGTTACTTATTAGGAGACTTCTTAGTCTTTGCTCTTCTTATGGGAAAATGGATTTTGCTACTCTTGTATTCCATCAAATTCAGGGCCCTCTTACCTTTACTTGGAACCTAATGATTAGATCTTATACCATCAATGATTGCTCAAAACAAGCCCTTCTTCTGTTTAACCTTATGATATCCCAAGGCTTTCCACCCGATAAGTTTACCTTTCCATTTGTTATCAAAGCTTGCAGTGCTACTTCTGCAATTGAGATGGGAAAAGTGGTTCATGGGCTAGCTATCAAAACTGGTTTTGAAGGAGATTTGTTTGTGCTGAACACTTCAATGGATCTTTACTTCAAGTGTGGGAAGGTAGATTTTGGGTGTAAGATATTTGAAAAAATTCGTGTCCGCAGTGTGGCTTCGTGGAGGAAGAAGcagaaggaagaagagaaaTTGTTGTTTACTTTTGGAGGATTATTTCTTGTTTCTAGTCATTGTGCTTAA